The Streptomyces vinaceus genome contains the following window.
ACGATCGGCCCGAGCATGACGACGAGCATCAAGGCCAGCGTGGCGTAGCGGGCGGCGAGCCCGAGCCGTCCGCGGGGCGTGGCGGTCACGTCTCGTCCCCCTTCGACAGGCGCCGGCCCAGCAGGCTGAAGACCAGGGTCAGCAGGAACAGCAGGATCGAGAGGGCGCAGGCGTAGCCGGTCTCGCCGGAGAAGCCGAGCCCGACCTGCCGGATGAGGAAGGGCAGCGTACGGGCGCCGCCGCCGGGGCCGCCGCTCTCGCCGCCCAGGATGTAGATCTCGGTGAAGACCCGCAGGGCGGAGATGGCCGACAAGGTGCCCACCAGCAGCATCATCGGCTTCACCTGGGGGACGGTGATGCTGAAGAAGCGGCGGACGGGACCGGCTCCGTCCAGCGCGGCCGCTTCGTGGAGCGAGGGCGAGACGTTCCCGAGCGCGGCCAGGTAGAACACCATGTAGTAGCCGAGGCCCTTCCACACGGTCACGATCATGGCGGAGACCAGCAGCATCGTGCTGTCCGTCAGGAACGGGACCGGCTCCGAGACGATGCTCAGCCTGCGGAAGACGGTGTTGACGAGTCCGTCGCTGCGCAGCACCCACTGCCAGATCAGGCCGACGACCACGGCGGACGCGATCACGGGGGTGTAGAAGGCCGAGCGGAAGAACCCGATGCCGGGGACCTTCGCCTGGACGAGCACGGCGAGGGCGAGCGGCAGCAGGACCAGGCAGGGGACGCACACCACGAGGTACAGCACGCTGTTGCCGGCCGCGGTCCAGAAGTCGGGGTCGGCGAAGGCCCGGGTGTAGTTGTCGAGGCCGACGAAGGTGCCGCCGCGCAGGATCTGGGCGTCGGTGAGGGACAGGACGACGGTGTTGACGAACGGCCACAGGCTGAACAGGGCCACCATCACCAGGCCGGGTGCGAGGAAGAGGTACGGGGTCCACCACCTGCGGTGCACCAGCCCGGTCTCGGCCTCCATGGCCGCGAGGGCCTTGCGGCGCGCTCTGGCGGGGCGGGCGGGGCCGTCGGGGCGGGCGGGGCCCGGCGTCATTTGCGGGCCGACTTGGCGAGCAGCTGGTTCGCCTCCTCCTGGGCCTTGCGTACGGCGGTCCGCGGGTCCTGCTCGCCCTGGATCGCCTTCTGCATCTCCCGGACGACGGCGTCGCCGACCTGATTGGTCCACTGGACCGGGGTGTTGGCGTCCAGCGCGGCGCTCCGCAGCTGCTCGGCGCCGACCGCGCGGGCGACCGTCTCGGCGTCCTTGCCGTCGCCCCGGTCCGCGAAGCGCGGATCGGCCAGGCCTTGGGCGTTGGACGGGTAGATGGTCGCGTTCTTGGAGAATTCCACCTGGTTGGGACCGTTGGTCACCCACTTCGCGAACTCGGTCGCGGCGTCGAGGTGCTTGGTGTCCTTCTTGACGCCGAGCGACTGGGCGTAGATCCCGATGTGGCCGAGTGTGCCGGTGACGGCCCCCGCGACCTGGGTGCCGGCGTAGATCTGCGGGGCGTTCTGCCTGATGTCCTTGACGAAGCCCGGGGAGCCGGGACCGAAGACCAGCTTGCCGCCGCCGTACAGCTGGTTGATGTCGTCGGACTTGAGGAGGGACTCCTTGGGCATCGCGCCCTTGGCGTACAGGTCCTTCATCCGCTCGACCCACTCGACGGCCTTGGGGGTGTCGAAGACGAAACGATCCTGCGCCTGGCTGAGGATCGGTACGCCCATCTTCTGCCAGTCCCCCGGCAGGCGGCCCTTGGGGTCGGCCATGAAGGCGGAGTACCGGCCACCGGAGGAGGCGGCGATCTTGTCGGCGTAGTCGAAGAACTGCTCGACGCTGGTCGGCGGCCGCGCCGGGTCCAGCCCGGACTTCTCGAAGAGCTCCTTGTTGTAGGTGAGGATCTCCGGGGTCACGTACCAGGGGTACGCGTACACACCGTCCCCCTTCCCCGGGAGCTTGAACTGCTCCCAGGCGCCGGGGACGTACTCCTTCGCCACCTCGGGATCGAGCGCGGCGACGTCGGCGAGCAGGCCCCTGTCGCCGAGGAGCTGGAAGGAGTCGGTGGAGAGGTTGACCACGTCCGGGAGGGCGCCGGCCTGGGCGTCGGCGACGAGCTTCTCGTTGTAGCCGTCGCCGGGGACGTCCTCCCATCTGACCTTCGCCCCCGGGTACTTCTTCTCGAACGCGTCGATGACGCCCTGGACGTACCCCGTGAACTTGGGCTTGAGCTGGAGGGTGCGGAAGGTGATCTCGCCGGAGACCTCGCCCGTCTTCCTGCCCTCCCGCACGTCCTCGGCGCCGCCGACCCCGCAGGCGGAGACCGCGAGGAACGTGCCGGCCACGAGCGTGGCGACGGCGGTACGGGTCGCGTTCGAACGGGTCATCGTCGCCACCTTCGGGGGGAGTTCCGGCCTCTCTGCCGGAGCGCGCAGCCCACGCTGACCCCAAATCCAGATCGCGTCAATGTGGCCGAAGTACGGATGGGCGGGTACCGGTGGGTCCCGAAAGGCGGCAACGTCCTTACAGGCAGAGGGAACTCGTGAAGTCAACACCACGGCGACCAGGACTGATGCGCTTTAGTTCCGACCCGCTCCGAGGCGATATCGATTCGATAACGACGCCTGCCCGGACACCGGATGTTGACTCCTTATCGGCGGTCGGAGCGCCTGCACACTAATGCGCTTTACCTGCAACTCCCCCGCAAACTGAGCTACTTCATCCGGTACTCGACCTTCTCGGCGAGTTTTCCGTCCTTGAAGCAGAAGCGGTACACCGTGTCCCCGCCGCTGTCCTCGGCGGAGACGTACCAGGAGCACACGCTGCCCTCGGGTTCGGCCGGACCGCCCGACTTCAGGGCGCCCTTGATGAAGCTCTCACCGGACGGCATCTTCGCGCGGACCGCATCCTCCGGGTCACCGACGTTCACCGACCGGTAGACGCCGGGTTCGAGCATGGTCTCGCCCGCGGCGTCCACCACCTTCCCGACGCCGAAGACGAGCGCCCCGACGGCCGCGATGCCGAGCACCAACGCCACCCCGCAGCCGATCAGACAGCCCTTGCGCTGTGCCACGTCCGTTCCTCCGTACCTTCGTGTCCTGCCGGTCCTGCCGGTCTCGCCGACACTCAGACCTTCGCAAGCCACGGGTACCGCGCGCTGTCCTCCAAAGTCTTCGGCGCCCGCAACGATCGTCGCCGTTCGAGGTCGGCCCCCCTCGCCGGCGGCCGGGTGCACGCCGTCATGAGCTGGGAGTGGAACACCAATCCGTTCGCCGCCCGGCGTCCCCGTCTTCCGCCGAGCCGGCAGGTCGTGCAGTACGCGGCGAGCACGGTGGTCGTCGTCCGCGCCCTCGCGGACGACGAGGACCAGGACCCGACCTGATCGGCAAGACGCCCCCTGGGCCCGTTGCGCAGGGGACCGACTGTCGGACCCGCCTGGGATGCTCCGGGCATGGAGATGACAGTGCAGCTGACGATCGACTGCTCCGATCCGCCGAGGATGGTGGCCTTCTGGGCCCAGGCCCTGGGCTACGTGCCCGAGCCTCCGCCGGGCGGCCACGCCACGTGGCGCGCCCACTGGGCGGCGATGGGGGTACCCGAAGCGGAGTTGCCAGCCGGTGCCGGGGACGTGCCGGAGTCGATCATCGATCCCGCGGGACGTGGGCCGAGGGTCTGGTTCCAGCAGGTCCCGGAGGCGAAGGTCGCCAAGAACCGTTGGCACTTCGACCTGAAGGTCGGTGGGGGCCGTGACGTCCCGCTGGAGGTCCGCGCACAGCGGGTCAAGGCCACGGTGGAACGGCTGGTCGAAGCCGGCGCCACCGTGCTGCGGATCAAGGACGAGCCGGAGGCGGGCTTCTACGCCGCCGCCCTGCAGGACCCCGAGGGCAACGAATTCGACGTCGTCTGAGGGTCGTTGCGGCGGTGCCGGTCGCAGCCGCTCGTTCTCGGCCGCGACCGGTACCGTCGCCCCGCGCCAGGCGGAGTCCGGGAGGCGCGGGGTCAAGCCGTCAGGTCCGCCGTCAGGTCCGCCGGGTCGGTGTTCGCGCCGCACAGGACGACGGCCACCCGCTCGCCCAGCGGCTCCGGGGCGCTCCGTACGGCCGCCAGGGCCGTGGCCGCCCCCGCCTCCACCACGATCCGGTGCTCCTCCCACAGCGCGCGCCGGGCCTCCGCGATCGCCGGGTCCGGGACCAGGACGGACCGTACGCCCTCCCGCTGCGCGGCGGCCAGAGCGGTCGCCGAGACCCGGGTGGCACCCAGCGAGTCGGCGGCGATCGAGTCCACGGCCACGTCGACGGGCCGTCCCGCCTCCAGGGCGGCGTTCAGGGCCCGGCAGTTCTCCGGCTCGGCCGCGACGACCCGTACCCCGTGCTCGCGGGCCGCGGCCGCGACACCCGCGAAGAGCCCGCCGCCGCCCACCGCGACGACCACGGTGTCCAGCCCCGGCAGCCCGGCCCGGATCTCGTCCAGCACCGTACCCGCGCCCGCCGCGATGAGCGGGTGGTCGTACGCGTGGCTGCTCAGCGCGCCGCTCTGCGCCGCGAACTCCTCGCACGCGGCGAGCGCTTCGGCGTACCGGTCCCCGACGAGCCGTACGTCCGCCCCGTACCCGCGCAGCCGCTCCACCTTCACCCGCGGGGCAGTGGCGGGCAGGAACACCGTCGCGGGGACGGACTGCGCGCGGGCGGCCCAGGCGCAGGCCAGGCCCGCGTTGCCACCCGAGGCGATGGTGACGCCCGCGTCCGGCAGGGTCCCCGCATCGCGGTGGGCGGCCAGGAAGTTGCGGGCGCCGCGGGCCTTGAAGGACCCGGTGTGCTGGAGGTACTCCAGGGCGAACCAGAGGCCCTCGGCGGCGGGCACGACGGCGACGGGACGGACCGACCCGGCTATCCGGTCGGCGGCGGCGCGTACGGCGGCGTGGTCGAGCTGCTGTTCCACGATGGGATTCCCTTCAGACGGCGGGCCGGTTGGCCTCGATCAGCTGGCGCAGCGCGCCGTGGTACACCTCGTGGTCGGTCAGGGCGGGCAGTACGTCGGCCAGCCCGCCCGCGAGCACGGGGAACTCCTGCGGATCCAGCGCGGCCAGCGCCGCCCGCGAGGCAGCCGTGGCACCGGCCGGATCGCGGTGGTCCACGAAGGCGGCGCAGCCGAGGGTCAGCAGGTACATGCGGCGGTACGCGGTCATCGCCTCGGCGGCCGTCATCCCGGCGGCCACGCTGTCGGCGAGCGCGGGCTCGACCAGCCGGGCCAGCAGCTGGCGGCCCAGCCAGGGCCGGCCGCCGCGGAGCACGAGCAGGCCGGGGTGGGCGACGAGCAGCCGGTACAGGGCGGTGAACCGCAGCTCGGCGGCCTCCGCCCAGCCGGTCCCGGCCGGGATCTCGGGCAGCTGCCCGGCGAGGTGCTCGGTACAGAGGTCGAGGAGTCCGGCGAGGTCGGTGCAGCGGCGCTGGACGGTGGCGTGCGAGACCTCCAGCCGGTCGGCCAGGGCGCGGAAGCTCAGGGCGTGCGGCCCCTCGTCGTCGATGAGGCGCAGGGCGGCGACGGCGATCGCCTCGGGCGTGGCGCGGTCCAGGGCTGCTGATCTCCTCGGCATGAGATACACCGTATCAGCCAGTGGCACATACGGCGTATCGCATTCCCTCCTCCTCGATCGTGTGACGCCGACTACGGCCATATTGCTGGTCATTGAGCCATAACCATCGACTTATGTTGACAGAGGGTAGTCGCACCGCTGCACTGAGCGCACTGCAGCTCCACCGGTACGCCCACCCCAAGGAGTCTCCGTGCCGCCTCGCCTGCGTGCGTCGCTCCCCTGCCTGACCGCGGCCGCCCTGCTCGCCTTCTGCCTCGCCCCCACCCCGGAGGCGACGGCCGAGCCGTACGCCACCTCGGACGCCCCGCTCGCGCTCACCCCGCCCATGGGCTGGAACAACTGGGCGCACTACATGTGCGACATCGACGAGGCCAAGGTGGTCGCGAACGCCGACGCGCTCGTCGCCCGCGGCCTCGCGGCCAAGGGCTACGACACGGTGACCGTCGACGACTGCTGGATGACCAAGAGCCGGGACGCGGACGGCAACCTGGTCGTCGACACGCAGAAGTTCCCGCGCGGCATGGCCTGGCTCGGCGAGTACCTGCACGCCAAGGGACTGAAGTTCGGCATCTACGAGGACGCCGGCTCCCTCACCTGCGAGCGCTACCCCGGCAGCGGCTCCCCCGACGGCGGCGGCCCCGACCACTACGCCCAGGACGCCCGGCTGTTCGCGTCGTGGAAGGTCGACTACGTCAAGATGGACGGCTGCAACCTGTGGGTGCCGCCGGGCAGGACGAAGGAGCAGGCGTACCGCGACGCCTACAACGCCGTCTCCGCGGGGCTGCGCGCGAGCGGCCGGGACATGGTGCTCTCGGCCTCGGCCCCCGCCTACTTCCAGCAGGGCGAGTGGGGCGGCTCCGACTGGCACAAGGTGCTCGGCTGGGTGGGCGAGACCGGCCAGCTGTGGCGCGAGGGCAAGGACATCAAGGTCTACAACCCCGCCGCGCCCGC
Protein-coding sequences here:
- a CDS encoding carbohydrate ABC transporter permease, whose protein sequence is MTPGPARPDGPARPARARRKALAAMEAETGLVHRRWWTPYLFLAPGLVMVALFSLWPFVNTVVLSLTDAQILRGGTFVGLDNYTRAFADPDFWTAAGNSVLYLVVCVPCLVLLPLALAVLVQAKVPGIGFFRSAFYTPVIASAVVVGLIWQWVLRSDGLVNTVFRRLSIVSEPVPFLTDSTMLLVSAMIVTVWKGLGYYMVFYLAALGNVSPSLHEAAALDGAGPVRRFFSITVPQVKPMMLLVGTLSAISALRVFTEIYILGGESGGPGGGARTLPFLIRQVGLGFSGETGYACALSILLFLLTLVFSLLGRRLSKGDET
- a CDS encoding ABC transporter substrate-binding protein, translating into MTRSNATRTAVATLVAGTFLAVSACGVGGAEDVREGRKTGEVSGEITFRTLQLKPKFTGYVQGVIDAFEKKYPGAKVRWEDVPGDGYNEKLVADAQAGALPDVVNLSTDSFQLLGDRGLLADVAALDPEVAKEYVPGAWEQFKLPGKGDGVYAYPWYVTPEILTYNKELFEKSGLDPARPPTSVEQFFDYADKIAASSGGRYSAFMADPKGRLPGDWQKMGVPILSQAQDRFVFDTPKAVEWVERMKDLYAKGAMPKESLLKSDDINQLYGGGKLVFGPGSPGFVKDIRQNAPQIYAGTQVAGAVTGTLGHIGIYAQSLGVKKDTKHLDAATEFAKWVTNGPNQVEFSKNATIYPSNAQGLADPRFADRGDGKDAETVARAVGAEQLRSAALDANTPVQWTNQVGDAVVREMQKAIQGEQDPRTAVRKAQEEANQLLAKSARK
- a CDS encoding VOC family protein, translated to MEMTVQLTIDCSDPPRMVAFWAQALGYVPEPPPGGHATWRAHWAAMGVPEAELPAGAGDVPESIIDPAGRGPRVWFQQVPEAKVAKNRWHFDLKVGGGRDVPLEVRAQRVKATVERLVEAGATVLRIKDEPEAGFYAAALQDPEGNEFDVV
- a CDS encoding serine/threonine dehydratase, with protein sequence MEQQLDHAAVRAAADRIAGSVRPVAVVPAAEGLWFALEYLQHTGSFKARGARNFLAAHRDAGTLPDAGVTIASGGNAGLACAWAARAQSVPATVFLPATAPRVKVERLRGYGADVRLVGDRYAEALAACEEFAAQSGALSSHAYDHPLIAAGAGTVLDEIRAGLPGLDTVVVAVGGGGLFAGVAAAAREHGVRVVAAEPENCRALNAALEAGRPVDVAVDSIAADSLGATRVSATALAAAQREGVRSVLVPDPAIAEARRALWEEHRIVVEAGAATALAAVRSAPEPLGERVAVVLCGANTDPADLTADLTA
- a CDS encoding TetR/AcrR family transcriptional regulator, which encodes MPRRSAALDRATPEAIAVAALRLIDDEGPHALSFRALADRLEVSHATVQRRCTDLAGLLDLCTEHLAGQLPEIPAGTGWAEAAELRFTALYRLLVAHPGLLVLRGGRPWLGRQLLARLVEPALADSVAAGMTAAEAMTAYRRMYLLTLGCAAFVDHRDPAGATAASRAALAALDPQEFPVLAGGLADVLPALTDHEVYHGALRQLIEANRPAV